From one Populus alba chromosome 17, ASM523922v2, whole genome shotgun sequence genomic stretch:
- the LOC118049516 gene encoding ABC transporter B family member 15: MSSIIKYCGFHSSWSGNKGQRSCNPKMAGGIKKSKIGSVRSIFMHADSRDCLLMVLGLIGSIGEGFSSPLIFFVSSKLLNNLAGADSASDVFSDSINKNALALCYLACGQWLVCFIEGYCWTRTGERQAMRMRTRYLKAVLRQEVGYFDLHVTSTAEIITGVSNDSFVIQDVLSEKVPNFLMNVSTFIGCYIMAFILLGRLTIVMFPFILLLVIPGVMYGKILMGISRKMKREYSKAETIAEQAISSTRTIYAFVGETKAIAAYSAALQLPLKLGLRQGMAKGLAVGSNAVIFAVWSFMSYYGSRMVMYHGCRGGTVFNAGACVMVGGLAFGAGLSNMKYFADACSAGERIMEVIRRVPKIDLENMEGEILDNFRGEVEFRQVKFAYPSRPESIIFEAFCLQIPAGKGVALVGGSGSGKSTAIALLQRFYDPLGGEILLDGIAIDKLQLKWLRSQIGLVSQEPALFATTIKENILFGKETATMDEVVEAAKASNAHNFISQFPQGYSTQVGERGVQLSGGQKQRIAIARAVIKSPRILLLDEATSALDTESERIVQEALDRAAVGRTTIIIAHRLSTIRNVDVIAVVQDGRVTEIGSHNELIENEYGMYTSLVRLQQTQTEKPFENVTTTPVSSSAIPVMKTNRTSSDTSSRRLSRSANSVAPSKVSVSAEENVAMEEQKFSAPSFLRLLALNLPEWKQASFGCLGAILFGGVQPVYAFVLGSMVSVFFLKDHNEIKEKIKIYSLFFLGLTFFSLIINVIQHYNFAYMGEHLTKRIRERMLSKILTFEVGWFDQDENSCGAICSRLTKDADAVRSVVGDRIALVVQTMSAVTIAWTMGLVIAWRLAIVMIAVQPIIIACYYTRSVLLKSMSRKAIKAQDESSKLAADAVSNLRTITAFSSQERILKMLEKVQEGPRRENVRQSLFAGIGLSTSQSMMSCTLALDYWYGGKLIAQGYMTYKAMFETFLILVSTGRVIANAGSMTIDLANGSDSIRSVFAVLDRCTKIEPEDPDGYRPEKITGHVELQDVDFAYPARPNVMVFKDFSINIEAGKSTALVGQSGSGKSTIIGLIERYYDPLKGTIRIDGRDIKSYNLRSLRKCIALVSQEPTLFAGTIKENIMYGASSDKINESEIIEAAKAANAHDFISGLKDGYETWCGDRGVLLSGGQKQRLAIARAMLKNPAILLLDEATSALDSQSEKVVQEAIEHVMVGRTSVVVAHRLSAIQSCDLIAVLDKGKVEMGTHSSLLANGATGAYYSLVNLQSRPHNTSTAHRNLD, translated from the exons ATGTCATCCATTATAAAGTATTGTGGTTTTCACTCTTCGTGGTCAGGAAATAAAGGCCAGCGTTCTTGTAATCCAAAAATGGCGGGAGGCATCAAGAAAAGTAAGATTGGGTCAGTACGATCCATTTTCATGCATGCAGACAGTCGAGATTGCTTATTAATGGTTCTCGGGTTAATTGGATCCATTGGTGAAGGGTTCTCTAgtcccttgattttttttgtatctagCAAATTGCTGAACAATCTTGCTGGTGCAGATTCTGCTTCAGATGTCTTCTCCGACAGCATCAACAag AATGCTTTGGCGCTTTGCTACCTGGCTTGTGGACAATGGCTTGTCTGTTTCATAG AGGGATATTGTTGGACAAGAACAGGTGAAAGACAAGCAATGAGAATGCGAACAAGATATTTAAAAGCAGTGTTAAGGCAAGAAGTTGGGTACTTTGATTTGCATGTAACAAGTACAGCCGAGATCATCACTGGTGTCTCTAATGACAGTTTTGTAATTCAAGACGTTTTGAGTGAAAAG GTGCCGAACTTCTTAATGAATGTTTCCACGTTTATTGGATGCTATATAATGGCGTTTATATTGCTAGGGAGACTAACAATTGTAATGTTTCCATTCATACTGCTTTTGGTAATTCCTGGTGTGATGTATGGAAAGATTCTGATGGGAATATCAAGAAAGATGAAACGAGAGTACAGCAAGGCAGAAACAATAGCAGAGCAGGCTATATCTTCAACGAGGACAATCTATGCCTTTGTTGGCGAAACCAAAGCCATAGCTGCTTATTCTGCAGCTCTGCAATTGCCATTGAAGCTGGGGTTGAGGCAGGGCATGGCTAAGGGGTTAGCTGTTGGCAGCAATGCTGTTATTTTCGCTGTTTGGTCCTTCATGTCTTACTATGGTAGCAGAATGGTCATGTACCATGGTTGTCGAGGAGGGACTGTGTTCAATGCTGGCGCATGTGTTATGGTGGGTGGCCT AGCATTTGGAGCTGGTTTATCCAACATGAAGTACTTCGCAGATGCATGTTCTGCTGGAGAACGTATCATGGAAGTGATAAGAAGAGTCCCCAAAATAGACCTAGAAAACATGGAAGGTGAGATTTTGGATAATTTTAGGGGGGAAGTTGAATTCAGACAGGTCAAGTTTGCATACCCTTCAAGGCCAGAAAGCATTATCTTTGAAGCTTTTTGCCTACAAATCCCAGCAGGCAAAGGTGTGGCCTTGGTTGGTGGTAGTGGGTCGGGAAAATCGACAGCGATAGCATTATTACAAAGATTTTATGACCCATTAGGTGGAGAGATACTTCTTGATGGAATTGCAATTGATAAGTTGCAACTCAAGTGGCTAAGGTCACAAATAGGTTTGGTGAGCCAGGAGCCTGCATTATTTGCTACAACAATCAAGGAGAACATACTTTTCGGGAAAGAAACTGCTACAATGGACGAGGTTGTTGAAGCTGCCAAAGCTTCTAATGCTCATAATTTCATTTCCCAGTTCCCTCAAGGGTATTCTACTCAG GTTGGTGAGAGAGGTGTTCAATTGTCAGGAGGGCAAAAGCAAAGAATTGCTATTGCACGAGCTGTAATCAAATCACCTAGAATCCTCCTCCTCGACGAGGCTACAAGTGCATTAGACACAGAATCCGAACGTATTGTCCAAGAAGCCCTAGACAGAGCAGCTGTGGGGAGAACCACAATCATAATTGCTCACCGGCTCTCCACCATTCGTAATGTGGATGTCATTGCTGTGGTCCAAGACGGTCGGGTGACGGAAATCGGATCTCACAATGAATTAATTGAAAACGAATATGGCATGTACACATCCCTAGTTCGTCTTCAACAAACACAAACCGAAAAACCTTTTGAAAATGTCACTACAACTCCAGTGTCCTCATCAGCTATCCCAGTTATGAAAACTAATAGAACTAGTAGTGATACTAGTAGTCGAAGATTATCACGTTCTGCCAATTCAGTAGCACCAAGTAAAGTTTCAGTCAGTGCTGAAGAAAATGTAGCGATGGAAGAGCAAAAATTCTCGGCACCGTCATTTCTAAGATTGCTGGCATTGAACCTACCGGAATGGAAACAGGCGAGCTTTGGATGTTTAGGAGCAATTTTATTTGGTGGGGTTCAACCAGTATATGCATTTGTGTTGGGGTCAATGGTATCCGTATTCTTTTTGAAAGATCACAACGAGATTAAGGAGAAGATAAAGATttactctcttttctttttggggTTGACTTTCTTCTCATTGATCATCAATGTAATTCAACATTATAATTTTGCATACATGGGTGAGCATCTGACAAAGAGGATCAGAGAGAGGATGCTTTCGAAGATTCTCACATTTGAGGTTGGGTGGTTTGATCAAGATGAGAATTCATGCGGGGCAATTTGCTCAAGACTCACCAAAGATGCTGATGCG GTGAGATCAGTAGTGGGTGACCGGATTGCTCTCGTCGTTCAGACAATGTCAGCGGTAACCATAGCATGGACCATGGGTTTGGTCATTGCTTGGAGGCTTGCCATTGTGATGATAGCAGTCCAGCCTATCATAATCGCCTGTTACTATACCCGGAGTGTTCTACTAAAAAGCATGTCCAGAAAAGCCATCAAAGCACAAGACGAAAGCAGCAAGCTCGCAGCAGATGCTGTCTCCAACCTCCGAACCATCACTGCTTTCTCCTCTCAAGAACGAATCCTGAAAATGCTCGAGAAAGTCCAGGAAGGTCCACGGAGAGAGAATGTTCGGCAATCATTGTTTGCAGGTATTGGGCTTAGCACTTCTCAAAGCATGATGTCCTGCACTTTGGCTCTGGACTACTGGTATGGTGGCAAACTCATTGCTCAAGGCTACATGACCTACAAAGCCATGTTTGAGACCTTCTTGATCTTGGTAAGCACAGGACGTGTCATAGCTAATGCTGGAAGCATGACAATTGACCTAGCCAATGGTTCAGACTCTATTCGGTCAGTTTTCGCTGTGCTGGATCGGTGCACAAAAATCGAACCGGAAGACCCTGATGGTTACCGGCCAGAAAAAATCACCGGCCATGTAGAACTCCAAGATGTGGATTTTGCATACCCAGCCAGGCCTAATGTGATGGTCTTCAAagatttctcaatcaacattGAAGCAGGGAAATCAACAGCTTTGGTGGGGCAAAGTGGCTCAGGAAAATCAACCATCATAGGATTAATCGAAAGATATTATGATCCACTCAAGGGCACAATAAGAATAGATGGAAGAGACATCAAGTCATATAACCTCAGGTCACTAAGGAAATGCATTGCTCTGGTGAGTCAAGAACCCACATTATTTGCTGGCACCATAAAGGAAAACATTATGTATGGTGCGTCATCCGACAAAATCAACGAATCAGAGATCATCGAGGCAGCTAAGGCAGCCAATGCTCATGATTTCATATCTGGATTAAAAGATGGGTATGAGACATGGTGCGGAGACAGGGGAGTGCTGCTATCAGGGGGTCAGAAACAGCGCCTCGCAATAGCCCGTGCCATGCTCAAAAATCCAGCAATATTGCTGTTAGATGAGGCCACTAGCGCACTCGATAGCCAGTCAGAGAAGGTAGTGCAAGAAGCAATAGAGCATGTAATGGTGGGAAGGACGAGCGTGGTGGTGGCTCACAGGTTGAGTGCTATACAGAGCTGTGATCTCATTGCAGTTTTAGATAAAGGGAAGGTGGAGATGGGGACTCATTCATCTTTGCTGGCCAACGGAGCTACCGGAGCTTATTATTCATTGGTGAATCTCCAAAGCAGACCACACAACACCTCCACCGCTCATCGTAATTTGGATTGA
- the LOC118049518 gene encoding uncharacterized protein isoform X2, whose amino-acid sequence MELILLPLSWACLASELLELGFVLRDEVPVIRRFTGGGTVIVDHGTIFVTLICNKDDVPGVQPYPRSIMSWSGLVYGQVLRGIGDFQLRENDYVFGDRKFGGNAQSITKNRWIHHTSFLWDYEVKNMAYLKLPARAPEYRSARDHSEFICRMKEYLPRPLFVEKTTKALETHFSLQPVNSETIGAVHEGGFVHTSSLLTKQELKDALAGTQGCFGIFT is encoded by the exons ATGGAACTAATACTCCTTCCATTGTCATGGGCTTGTCTGG CTTCAGAACTTCTTGAACTTGGGTTTGTTTTACGAGATGAGGTTCCTGTCATCAGAAGGTTTACTGGTGGTGGAACTGTTATTGTTGACCATGGGACTATTTTTGTCACTCTTATATGCAACAAGGATGATGTTCCTGGAGTTCAACCATATCCTCGTTCCATCATGTCTTGGAGTGGTCTTGTGTATGGTCAGGTGTTGCGAGGGATTGGTGATTTCCAACTCCGTGAGAATG ATTATGTTTTTGGTGATCGCAAATTTGGTGGAAACGCACAATCTATAACAAAAAATCGTTGGATACACCATACATCCTTTTTATGGGATTATGAGGTCAAGAACATGGCTTACTTGAAGCTACCGGCTCGGGCTCCTGAATATAGATCG GCAAGAGACCACAGCGAATTCATTTGTCGCATGAAGGAATATTTGCCAAGACCACTTTTTGTTGAGAAAACCACAAAGGCTCTAGAAACCCATTTTTCACTGCAACCGGTGAATTCTGAGACAATTGGTGCAGTTCATGAAGGAGGATTTGTTCACACCTCTAGCCTTCTCACAAAGCAGGAACTCAAGGATGCTTTAGCAGGAACTCAAGGATGCTTTGGCATCTTCACTTGA
- the LOC118049517 gene encoding uncharacterized protein: MEMTLQHSHNITCCHQENDGIPSHCTTSTTYTPCDSSAMETLNDMGSLSVDPNSRMPLNICSSVCFDMGQRGFALEGKCCSNRLENNQCSEEVGHGGKEQKHKAARIENIEESLVNGKEIMEGREPKICNRGHWRPAEDSELKELVALYGPQNWNLIAEKLRGRSGKSCRLRWFNQLNPKINRTAFNEEEEERLMAAHRVYGNKWALIARFFSGRTDNAVKNHWHVVMARKYREQSCIYRRRKRTQAVQRRVDKAGDSVSRNTVKNTDPTSNIICNSRIIKPSCLPFSPLIGGSNSTYGKMTAGLLFSRSRHGSLAEETSRFLSGHQMHYNMLRDSDTCTVFHAMQQSSNRHFPGFSDSMASSATQATVSEPSSSSLSVAENTEASSFEITTTSPPFIDFLGVGATGSARVSKTCNMYLRSNSVAYDSTGTIEGKEK, encoded by the exons ATGGAGATGACCTTGCAACACTCTCACAACATCACTTGTTGTCACCAAGAAAATGATGGCATTCCCAGTCATTGTACCACCTCTACTACTTATACACCTTGCGACTCATCAGCAATGGAAACTCTTAATGACATGGGTTCTCTCTCTGTTGATCCTAACAGTAGAATGCCACTGAATATTTGCTCCTCCGTGTGTTTTGACATGGGCCAAAGGGGTTTTGCCCTAGAAGGAAAATGCTGCAGCAATAGGTTGGAGAATAACCAGTGCAGTGAAGAAGTTGGTCATGGTGggaaagaacaaaaacacaAGGCTGCACGTATAGAAAACATAGAGGAGAGTTTAGTGAATGGGAAAGAGATAATGGAAGGTAGGGAGCCGAAGATTTGTAATAGAGGGCATTGGAGACCAGCAGAAGACTCTGAACTCAAGGAACTTGTTGCTCTTTATGGACCTCAGAACTGGAACCTTATAGCAGAAAAGCTGCGAGGAAGATCAG GTAAGAGCTGTAGATTGAGATGGTTCAATCAGTTGAATCCAAAGATCAACAGAACAGCttttaatgaagaagaagaagaaaggctaATGGCAGCTCATAGAgtttatggtaacaaatgggCCTTGATTGCTCGATTTTTCTCAGGGAGGACTGATAATGCTGTTAAAAATCACTGGCATGTTGTAATGGCTAGGAAATACAGAGAGCAATCCTGCATTTACAGGAGGAGAAAGCGTACTCAAGCTGTTCAAAGAAGGGTAGACAAAGCTGGTGATTCCGTGAGCAGAAATACAGTCAAGAACACAGATCCCACCTCTAACATTATCTGCAATAGCAGAATCATCAAGCCATCTTGCCTCCCCTTTTCACCTCTGATTGGTGGCTCTAATAGTACCTACGGCAAGATGACTGCAGGACTCTTGTTTTCTAGAAGTCGCCATGGATCTCTTGCAGAAGAGACATCTAGATTCCTTTCAG GTCACCAGATGCACTACAATATGCTACGAGATAGTGACACCTGCACTGTTTTCCATGCCATGCAACAATCAAGCAACCGTCACTTTCCAGGTTTTTCAGACTCCATGGCATCATCAGCAACTCAAGCCACAGTAAGTGAACCGTCATCATCATCGCTATCAGTTGCAGAGAACACAGAAGCTAGCTCCTTTGAGATCACTACTACATCACCACCATTTATAGATTTTCTTGGAGTAGGAGCCACGGGAAGTGCTAGAGTTTCCAAAACCTGCAACATGTATTTGAGAAGCAATTCTGTTGCATATGATAGCACAGGTACCATTGAAGGCAAAGAGAAGTGA
- the LOC118049518 gene encoding uncharacterized protein isoform X1, producing the protein MGIVHEARKLGLPLMNVVRFKGMPILEQLFLEEKLLRTSSDNWCIVNDGTNTPSIVMGLSGKASELLELGFVLRDEVPVIRRFTGGGTVIVDHGTIFVTLICNKDDVPGVQPYPRSIMSWSGLVYGQVLRGIGDFQLRENDYVFGDRKFGGNAQSITKNRWIHHTSFLWDYEVKNMAYLKLPARAPEYRSARDHSEFICRMKEYLPRPLFVEKTTKALETHFSLQPVNSETIGAVHEGGFVHTSSLLTKQELKDALAGTQGCFGIFT; encoded by the exons ATGGGAATAGTGCATGAAGCAAGGAAACTTGGGTTGCCATTAATGAATGTTGTGAGATTCAAAGGAATGCCCATTTTAGAGCAACTGTTTCTGGAGGAAAAGCTGCTTCGTACTTCTTCAGATAATTGGTGTATTGTTAACGATGGAACTAATACTCCTTCCATTGTCATGGGCTTGTCTGG GAAAGCTTCAGAACTTCTTGAACTTGGGTTTGTTTTACGAGATGAGGTTCCTGTCATCAGAAGGTTTACTGGTGGTGGAACTGTTATTGTTGACCATGGGACTATTTTTGTCACTCTTATATGCAACAAGGATGATGTTCCTGGAGTTCAACCATATCCTCGTTCCATCATGTCTTGGAGTGGTCTTGTGTATGGTCAGGTGTTGCGAGGGATTGGTGATTTCCAACTCCGTGAGAATG ATTATGTTTTTGGTGATCGCAAATTTGGTGGAAACGCACAATCTATAACAAAAAATCGTTGGATACACCATACATCCTTTTTATGGGATTATGAGGTCAAGAACATGGCTTACTTGAAGCTACCGGCTCGGGCTCCTGAATATAGATCG GCAAGAGACCACAGCGAATTCATTTGTCGCATGAAGGAATATTTGCCAAGACCACTTTTTGTTGAGAAAACCACAAAGGCTCTAGAAACCCATTTTTCACTGCAACCGGTGAATTCTGAGACAATTGGTGCAGTTCATGAAGGAGGATTTGTTCACACCTCTAGCCTTCTCACAAAGCAGGAACTCAAGGATGCTTTAGCAGGAACTCAAGGATGCTTTGGCATCTTCACTTGA
- the LOC118049518 gene encoding uncharacterized protein isoform X3, translated as MELILLPLSWACLELLELGFVLRDEVPVIRRFTGGGTVIVDHGTIFVTLICNKDDVPGVQPYPRSIMSWSGLVYGQVLRGIGDFQLRENDYVFGDRKFGGNAQSITKNRWIHHTSFLWDYEVKNMAYLKLPARAPEYRSARDHSEFICRMKEYLPRPLFVEKTTKALETHFSLQPVNSETIGAVHEGGFVHTSSLLTKQELKDALAGTQGCFGIFT; from the exons ATGGAACTAATACTCCTTCCATTGTCATGGGCTTGTCTGG AACTTCTTGAACTTGGGTTTGTTTTACGAGATGAGGTTCCTGTCATCAGAAGGTTTACTGGTGGTGGAACTGTTATTGTTGACCATGGGACTATTTTTGTCACTCTTATATGCAACAAGGATGATGTTCCTGGAGTTCAACCATATCCTCGTTCCATCATGTCTTGGAGTGGTCTTGTGTATGGTCAGGTGTTGCGAGGGATTGGTGATTTCCAACTCCGTGAGAATG ATTATGTTTTTGGTGATCGCAAATTTGGTGGAAACGCACAATCTATAACAAAAAATCGTTGGATACACCATACATCCTTTTTATGGGATTATGAGGTCAAGAACATGGCTTACTTGAAGCTACCGGCTCGGGCTCCTGAATATAGATCG GCAAGAGACCACAGCGAATTCATTTGTCGCATGAAGGAATATTTGCCAAGACCACTTTTTGTTGAGAAAACCACAAAGGCTCTAGAAACCCATTTTTCACTGCAACCGGTGAATTCTGAGACAATTGGTGCAGTTCATGAAGGAGGATTTGTTCACACCTCTAGCCTTCTCACAAAGCAGGAACTCAAGGATGCTTTAGCAGGAACTCAAGGATGCTTTGGCATCTTCACTTGA